The proteins below are encoded in one region of Rhizobium sp. 9140:
- a CDS encoding DUF1244 domain-containing protein, whose translation MPALSPEQRTEFEAAAFRRLLAHLGERSDVQNIDLMNLAGFCRNCLSNWYRDAAEASGQPLTKEQSREIVYGMPYDEWREKHQREANTDTQPAFEINRPKA comes from the coding sequence ATGCCCGCACTCTCACCGGAACAGCGCACCGAATTCGAGGCTGCCGCCTTCCGCCGCCTGCTGGCGCATCTCGGCGAGCGGAGCGACGTGCAGAACATCGACCTCATGAACCTTGCCGGCTTCTGCCGGAACTGCCTGTCCAACTGGTATCGCGATGCGGCCGAGGCGAGCGGGCAGCCGTTGACCAAGGAGCAATCCCGCGAGATCGTCTACGGCATGCCCTATGACGAATGGCGCGAGAAGCACCAGCGCGAGGCGAATACCGACACGCAGCCGGCCTTCGAGATCAACCGCCCGAAGGCGTGA
- a CDS encoding alpha/beta hydrolase, with the protein MPPFPTRRIIMLSTLTAFLILMAVGIGAGTYQASAFERTSGHEGDLTDVGGYSMNSVHVPRPPGADLPPIVFIHGASANLNDPMAAFRAKLEGRAEMLFLDRPGFGYSERGGPRNAYPDGQADAVAALMKKRGIRKAIIVAHSFGGAIAATFALNHRDMVAGLVFLSPATHPWPGGVEWYYDVAKTPLLGDLFATLVAPTVGRLLVDKATRSVFAPNHRPDDYIAQSKTYLALRPATFRNNAVDIANLLAYVTKVAPRYGEITAPTVIITGDRDKVVLPDIHSRQLHEAIAGSRLVTIQNLGHKPDYIVTDVAIAAIETVAGETPDLDGIARAAEKRIAGDNED; encoded by the coding sequence ATGCCTCCCTTCCCGACCCGCAGGATCATCATGCTCTCGACGCTCACCGCCTTCCTCATCCTGATGGCCGTGGGGATCGGTGCCGGAACCTATCAGGCATCGGCCTTCGAGCGGACCAGCGGCCATGAGGGCGACCTCACAGATGTCGGCGGCTATAGCATGAACAGCGTTCACGTGCCCCGCCCGCCCGGCGCAGACCTGCCGCCCATCGTCTTCATCCACGGCGCCAGCGCCAACCTCAACGACCCGATGGCAGCCTTTCGTGCGAAGCTGGAAGGCCGAGCCGAGATGCTGTTCCTCGATCGCCCCGGCTTCGGCTATTCCGAGCGCGGCGGGCCGCGCAACGCCTATCCGGACGGACAGGCGGATGCGGTGGCCGCCCTCATGAAGAAGCGCGGGATCCGCAAAGCGATCATCGTCGCCCATTCCTTCGGCGGCGCGATTGCCGCGACCTTTGCCCTGAACCACAGGGACATGGTGGCCGGCCTCGTCTTCCTCTCCCCCGCCACCCATCCCTGGCCGGGCGGCGTCGAGTGGTACTATGACGTCGCCAAGACGCCTCTGCTCGGCGATCTCTTCGCGACCCTCGTCGCACCCACCGTCGGCCGCCTGCTGGTGGACAAGGCCACCCGCAGCGTCTTTGCGCCCAACCACCGGCCGGACGATTACATCGCCCAGAGCAAGACCTATCTGGCGCTTCGCCCCGCGACCTTCCGCAACAATGCCGTCGATATCGCCAATCTGCTCGCCTATGTCACGAAGGTCGCGCCGCGCTATGGCGAAATCACAGCGCCCACGGTTATCATCACCGGAGACCGGGACAAGGTCGTCCTGCCGGACATTCACTCCCGCCAACTGCATGAGGCGATCGCGGGTTCACGGCTGGTCACCATCCAAAATCTCGGCCACAAGCCCGACTATATCGTTACCGACGTCGCCATCGCCGCCATCGAGACCGTTGCCGGTGAAACGCCCGATCTCGATGGCATCGCCCGCGCAGCGGAAAAGCGCATCGCCGGCGACAACGAGGACTGA
- a CDS encoding DUF882 domain-containing protein, giving the protein MQDLSGMITPFGAKVRDLCRRWAGRMPRLLGSLVIAASMVTPGVVPAVEAAGQTRTLKIFFIHTREKAEITFKRNGRYDPKGLQQVNNMLRDWRRNEPTKMDPRLLDLIWEVYQKSGSRDYIHVVSAYRSPATNGMLRSRTKGVAKKSQHMLGKAMDFYLPDVKLKTLREIGMKFQVGGVGYYPTSGSPFVHMDVGGVRAWPRMSRGELVRLFPDGKTMHLPSDGSPLPGYEQAVADYKRRVGSSAIEVAGGGTKGAGDRDTKRGGKNLFAMLFGGGDEDEDATAIASGAPSGSESDDAEAPARAPRTTKPATAPVQQPVLAGVEGADEGPVVAEQTVKAPVPLVRPAFQEADTAVQTALVAPTRNAAQDALAAALPDSTATGLATTAEEFADLRSYKVPVPMARQTDPQGSEALLASADPNAMTEDSEALGFVPVPALRPAGEAALMAVAQADVSGATAGMAAQPLPAPTTTAPAVIATAQAPVDTAAEAGAKVALAAPTVATIPAARPEAVATAQTPPAAPAHDPTRIAAAPVRPANPPVELASYAPAPSSAPRDPFGSAFDVPAEVPTKAARPKKVQADAAHRTSVRTEPKLTQKIIAEWALSTSRMATLSKPVKAPRFVSRSLRASPTTVYSAGFTNRPAVADTAKFSGTAVNFMEVQRFN; this is encoded by the coding sequence TTGCAGGATTTGTCGGGAATGATAACGCCTTTCGGCGCCAAAGTGCGCGACCTTTGCCGCCGTTGGGCCGGCCGCATGCCGCGTCTTCTCGGATCGCTGGTCATTGCCGCATCCATGGTGACGCCTGGCGTGGTGCCCGCCGTCGAGGCCGCCGGACAGACCCGGACGCTCAAGATCTTTTTCATTCATACCCGCGAAAAGGCCGAAATCACCTTCAAACGCAATGGCCGCTACGACCCCAAGGGTCTGCAGCAGGTCAACAACATGCTGCGCGACTGGCGCCGCAACGAGCCGACGAAGATGGATCCGCGTCTTCTCGATCTGATCTGGGAAGTCTACCAGAAGAGTGGATCGCGCGATTATATCCACGTCGTCTCCGCCTACCGCTCCCCGGCCACCAACGGCATGCTGCGCTCGCGCACTAAGGGTGTTGCCAAGAAGAGCCAGCACATGCTCGGCAAGGCGATGGACTTCTACCTGCCCGACGTGAAGCTGAAGACGCTGCGCGAAATCGGCATGAAATTCCAGGTCGGCGGCGTCGGCTACTATCCCACATCCGGTTCGCCCTTCGTCCATATGGATGTCGGCGGCGTGCGTGCCTGGCCGCGCATGAGCCGCGGCGAACTGGTTCGCCTGTTCCCGGACGGCAAGACCATGCACCTTCCCTCCGACGGCTCGCCGCTTCCCGGCTATGAGCAGGCGGTGGCGGACTACAAGCGCCGTGTCGGGTCCAGTGCTATCGAAGTGGCCGGCGGCGGGACAAAGGGTGCCGGCGATCGCGATACCAAACGCGGCGGCAAGAACCTCTTTGCCATGCTGTTTGGCGGCGGCGATGAGGACGAGGATGCAACGGCGATCGCAAGCGGTGCTCCCAGCGGGTCTGAGAGCGACGATGCCGAAGCGCCTGCCCGGGCGCCCCGTACCACCAAGCCCGCGACCGCCCCGGTTCAGCAGCCGGTTCTTGCCGGTGTAGAGGGTGCGGACGAAGGCCCGGTGGTGGCCGAACAGACCGTCAAGGCGCCGGTTCCGCTCGTTCGCCCCGCTTTCCAGGAAGCCGACACAGCCGTCCAGACCGCGCTCGTGGCGCCGACCCGGAATGCCGCGCAGGATGCTCTTGCCGCAGCGCTTCCCGATTCGACGGCGACAGGCCTGGCGACCACAGCGGAGGAATTTGCCGATCTGCGGAGCTACAAGGTTCCCGTGCCGATGGCGCGCCAGACCGATCCGCAGGGTAGTGAGGCATTGCTTGCCAGTGCCGACCCGAATGCGATGACCGAGGACTCCGAGGCTCTTGGCTTCGTGCCCGTACCGGCCCTTCGTCCGGCTGGTGAAGCTGCCCTGATGGCTGTCGCCCAGGCCGACGTTTCCGGCGCAACGGCCGGCATGGCTGCACAGCCGCTGCCGGCACCGACGACGACGGCGCCGGCTGTGATCGCGACCGCACAGGCCCCGGTCGATACCGCGGCGGAAGCCGGAGCCAAGGTTGCCCTTGCGGCCCCGACCGTCGCCACCATTCCCGCTGCACGGCCGGAAGCCGTGGCCACGGCGCAGACGCCGCCGGCCGCTCCGGCCCATGATCCGACCCGCATCGCTGCGGCGCCGGTTCGACCGGCCAACCCGCCGGTCGAGCTTGCGTCCTACGCGCCGGCTCCGTCGTCCGCCCCGCGTGACCCGTTCGGCAGTGCTTTCGATGTGCCTGCCGAGGTGCCGACCAAGGCTGCCCGTCCGAAAAAGGTTCAGGCCGACGCCGCGCATCGCACCTCCGTGCGGACGGAGCCGAAGCTGACGCAGAAGATCATTGCGGAATGGGCGCTTTCGACCAGCCGCATGGCGACATTGTCGAAGCCGGTCAAGGCACCGCGCTTCGTCTCCCGCTCGTTACGTGCGTCGCCGACGACGGTCTACTCCGCCGGTTTCACCAACCGTCCAGCCGTTGCCGATACGGCAAAGTTCAGCGGTACAGCCGTTAACTTCATGGAAGTTCAGCGCTTCAACTGA
- the pyk gene encoding pyruvate kinase: MRRNRKAKILATLGPASNEEAMIQKLHEAGADLFRINMSHASHDMMRTLIERIRSVEARCGRPIGILADLQGPKLRVGKFVDSKVDLVPGQTFTLDDNETLGDKTRVFLPHPEILEAVKAGDRLLIDDGKLHLRAESADGKSIVCTVVSGTKISDRKGVSLPDTLLGVGVLTDKDRADLDAVLATNEVDWVALSFVQRPEDLIEVRKISGGRVGLMSKIEKPQAIERIDEIIELSDALMVARGDLGVEMPLEAVPGLQKQLIRACRRAGKPVVVATQMLESMISAPVPTRAEVSDVATAVFEGADAVMLSAESASGDYPVEAVATMSSIASKVETDPHYSGIIYAQRTPPEATGADAISLAAHQIAETLKLSAIVCYTSSGNTGLRTARERPQVPILALSPVIQTARRLSVVWGMHCVVTSDATDLDDMVNRACRIVASEGLADPGDRIIISAGVPLGTPGATNMLRIAYISEDGAGGV, encoded by the coding sequence ATGAGACGGAATAGAAAAGCCAAAATCCTTGCGACGCTGGGACCGGCGTCGAACGAAGAGGCGATGATCCAGAAGCTGCACGAGGCCGGTGCGGATCTCTTCCGCATCAATATGAGCCATGCCAGCCACGACATGATGCGTACGCTCATCGAGCGTATCCGCTCCGTCGAGGCTCGTTGCGGCCGCCCCATCGGCATTCTCGCCGACCTTCAGGGTCCCAAGCTTCGCGTCGGCAAGTTCGTCGACAGCAAGGTCGACCTCGTTCCCGGCCAGACCTTCACGCTCGACGACAACGAGACGCTCGGCGACAAGACCCGCGTCTTCCTGCCGCATCCCGAAATTCTCGAAGCGGTCAAGGCCGGCGACCGGTTGCTAATCGATGACGGCAAGCTGCATCTGCGCGCCGAAAGCGCCGACGGCAAGAGCATCGTCTGTACCGTCGTGTCCGGCACCAAGATCTCCGACCGCAAGGGCGTGAGCCTGCCTGATACGCTGCTTGGCGTCGGCGTCCTCACAGACAAGGACCGCGCCGACCTCGATGCCGTGCTTGCCACGAATGAAGTCGACTGGGTGGCGCTCTCCTTCGTCCAGCGTCCCGAAGACCTGATCGAAGTTCGCAAGATCTCTGGTGGCCGCGTTGGCCTGATGTCGAAGATCGAGAAGCCGCAGGCGATCGAACGGATCGACGAAATCATCGAGCTTTCGGATGCGCTGATGGTTGCCCGCGGCGACCTCGGTGTCGAAATGCCGCTCGAGGCCGTGCCCGGCCTGCAGAAGCAGCTCATCCGCGCATGCCGCCGCGCCGGCAAGCCGGTCGTTGTCGCCACGCAGATGCTGGAATCGATGATCTCGGCACCGGTCCCGACTCGCGCCGAAGTCTCCGACGTCGCCACCGCCGTGTTCGAAGGTGCGGATGCCGTCATGCTGTCGGCCGAGTCCGCCTCCGGTGATTACCCGGTCGAGGCCGTTGCGACCATGTCGTCAATCGCCAGCAAGGTCGAAACCGACCCGCATTATTCCGGCATCATCTACGCCCAGCGCACGCCGCCGGAAGCGACGGGTGCGGACGCCATCTCGCTTGCCGCGCACCAGATCGCCGAAACGCTGAAGCTGTCGGCCATCGTCTGCTACACGTCTTCGGGCAATACCGGCCTGCGCACGGCGCGCGAGCGTCCGCAGGTGCCAATCCTCGCCCTCTCGCCTGTCATCCAGACGGCGCGCCGGCTCTCGGTGGTCTGGGGCATGCACTGCGTCGTCACCAGCGATGCGACCGACCTTGACGACATGGTCAATCGCGCCTGCCGCATTGTCGCCTCGGAAGGCCTTGCCGATCCGGGCGACCGCATCATCATCTCGGCAGGTGTTCCGCTCGGCACGCCCGGCGCCACGAACATGCTGCGCATCGCCTATATCAGCGAAGACGGCGCCGGCGGCGTCTGA
- the istB gene encoding IS21-like element helper ATPase IstB, with translation MNTQAPEILLTHYLKTLKLPSFQREYQKLARLCATEGVDHVGYLTRLAEREMIERDRRKVERRIKAARFPVVKSLDSFDFAAIPKLNRMQVLELARCEWIERRENVIALGPSGTGKTHVALGLGLAACQKGLSVGFTTAAALVSEMMEARDERRLIRFQKQMAAYQLLIIDELGFVPLSKTGAELLFELISQRYERGATLITSNLPFDEWTETLGSERLTGALLDRITHHVSILEMNGDSYRLAQSRARKAG, from the coding sequence ATGAACACCCAAGCACCCGAGATCCTTCTCACCCATTATCTCAAAACCCTGAAGCTGCCGAGTTTCCAGCGCGAGTACCAGAAGCTGGCCCGGCTGTGCGCCACCGAAGGCGTCGATCATGTCGGATACCTCACCCGGCTTGCCGAGCGGGAGATGATCGAACGGGACCGTCGCAAGGTCGAGCGTCGCATCAAGGCGGCCAGGTTCCCGGTCGTCAAAAGCCTCGACAGTTTCGACTTCGCCGCCATCCCAAAGCTGAACAGGATGCAGGTGCTGGAACTGGCGCGCTGCGAATGGATCGAGCGCAGGGAGAACGTTATCGCTCTCGGCCCCAGCGGCACGGGCAAGACCCATGTGGCGCTCGGCCTCGGCCTGGCCGCCTGCCAGAAGGGCCTGTCCGTTGGGTTCACGACAGCGGCCGCACTGGTCAGCGAGATGATGGAGGCGCGCGACGAGCGGCGTCTCATCCGGTTCCAGAAGCAGATGGCCGCCTACCAGCTGTTGATCATCGATGAACTGGGCTTCGTGCCGCTGTCAAAGACCGGCGCGGAATTGCTGTTCGAGCTGATCTCGCAACGATACGAGCGAGGCGCGACCCTGATCACCAGCAACCTTCCTTTTGACGAATGGACGGAAACCTTGGGGTCCGAGCGCCTGACCGGCGCTTTGCTCGACCGCATCACCCATCACGTCAGCATCCTCGAGATGAACGGCGACAGCTATCGTCTCGCCCAAAGCCGCGCCCGAAAGGCCGGCTGA
- a CDS encoding metallophosphoesterase — MRAWIFSDLHLEIDPNFALTKIPDADICLCAGDIFDGGVLASILWLGEFVAPHMPVVFVPGNHEYYRSSFKEGRAGGYKLAEAYDDLFLLDGDSIILGGYHFIGATLWTNFDLHDEPRLAMALAKNELNDYRRIKLSKTPFKRFSPHESLYLHLR, encoded by the coding sequence ATGAGAGCGTGGATTTTCTCCGACCTTCATTTGGAAATCGACCCGAATTTTGCATTAACAAAAATTCCCGATGCCGACATCTGCCTCTGTGCGGGTGACATCTTCGACGGTGGTGTTCTGGCAAGCATTCTCTGGCTGGGAGAGTTCGTTGCCCCGCACATGCCTGTCGTTTTCGTGCCTGGGAATCACGAATACTATCGCAGCTCCTTCAAAGAAGGACGAGCCGGCGGCTACAAGCTGGCGGAAGCCTATGACGACCTATTCCTGCTAGACGGTGATTCGATCATCCTTGGCGGATATCACTTCATCGGGGCGACGCTTTGGACCAATTTCGATCTGCACGACGAGCCAAGATTAGCAATGGCGCTCGCCAAGAATGAATTGAACGACTACCGCCGTATAAAGTTATCAAAGACCCCGTTCAAGCGGTTCTCGCCACACGAGAGCCTTTACCTTCATCTCCGATGA
- a CDS encoding tetratricopeptide repeat protein produces the protein MAFFMSRTLISALSRLAPLVAACLVVSCLVPVQAADTAQAPTADRPTAKPAEPEKLPTRAEKLDTLFAALKRERDAEKARGIAEQIRLEWQDSGSATVNLLMQWAAKAVADSKQPSALDLYDQVIALAPDYVEGWNQRATLHYQMSNYRKSMSDINRVLALEPRHFGALAGMAAILAASGKDELALRAWEQFLAVYPAERKAQEQVGELEEKLAGNRT, from the coding sequence ATGGCCTTTTTCATGTCCCGTACCCTGATTTCCGCACTGTCTCGCCTGGCGCCTCTGGTTGCGGCATGTCTTGTCGTGTCGTGCCTTGTCCCTGTCCAGGCGGCGGATACCGCGCAGGCGCCAACGGCAGACAGGCCCACAGCGAAGCCTGCCGAGCCGGAAAAACTCCCGACGCGGGCCGAGAAGCTCGACACCCTGTTTGCCGCGCTGAAGCGCGAGCGGGATGCCGAGAAGGCGCGCGGCATTGCCGAGCAGATCCGTCTGGAATGGCAGGATTCGGGAAGTGCGACCGTGAACCTGCTCATGCAGTGGGCGGCAAAGGCCGTGGCCGACAGCAAGCAGCCGAGTGCCCTCGACCTCTACGATCAGGTCATCGCGCTGGCGCCCGACTATGTCGAGGGCTGGAACCAGCGGGCGACGTTGCATTACCAGATGAGCAACTACCGGAAATCCATGTCCGACATCAACCGCGTGCTGGCGCTGGAGCCGCGGCACTTCGGTGCGCTTGCGGGAATGGCAGCAATCCTCGCCGCCTCCGGCAAGGACGAACTGGCCCTGCGCGCCTGGGAACAGTTCCTCGCCGTCTACCCCGCCGAGCGCAAGGCGCAGGAGCAGGTGGGGGAACTGGAAGAGAAGCTGGCGGGCAACCGTACCTAA
- a CDS encoding LuxR C-terminal-related transcriptional regulator, giving the protein MATKAHSSLSPFSPEWRDLNSVPPHRYFTSNPVVDRLRRAVPFDHIVISGLDLEGYHFGRGVSVDTDLPPAYVETYARERLYEIDPFVEAALSGKVVIEAEVFAETPRPALLERVTSTFNVHNRTLVPVMRSSVVYGAVTFMRETPFDSEELAFVTLIAPSLHAEVTRPLMERFAVSHLRLSRGEVACLKQASHGLTSEGIARATGYQNDTVNSYIKSAIKKLGAANRTHAIADAIRRNLIH; this is encoded by the coding sequence ATGGCCACCAAGGCGCACTCATCGCTCTCCCCATTCAGCCCGGAATGGCGCGATTTGAATTCCGTTCCTCCGCATCGCTATTTCACGTCGAATCCCGTGGTCGATCGCCTCAGGCGTGCCGTGCCGTTCGATCATATCGTGATCAGCGGGCTCGACCTGGAGGGGTATCATTTCGGACGTGGCGTGTCCGTGGATACCGATCTGCCGCCGGCCTATGTCGAGACCTATGCGCGCGAGCGGCTCTATGAGATCGATCCCTTCGTCGAGGCCGCGCTTTCGGGAAAGGTCGTGATCGAGGCCGAGGTCTTCGCGGAGACGCCGAGGCCGGCCCTTCTGGAGCGCGTGACATCGACCTTCAACGTTCACAATCGAACGCTCGTGCCGGTCATGCGCAGTTCCGTGGTCTACGGTGCCGTCACCTTCATGCGGGAGACGCCGTTCGACAGCGAGGAGCTCGCGTTCGTTACTCTGATCGCGCCCTCCCTGCATGCAGAGGTCACGCGGCCGCTGATGGAGCGCTTTGCCGTTTCGCATCTGCGCTTGTCGCGCGGTGAGGTCGCCTGTCTGAAGCAGGCGAGCCATGGCCTGACCAGCGAGGGCATCGCGCGGGCGACAGGTTACCAGAACGATACGGTGAACAGCTACATCAAGTCGGCCATCAAGAAGCTGGGGGCCGCGAACCGCACCCACGCCATCGCCGATGCCATCCGGCGAAACCTCATCCATTGA
- the istA gene encoding IS21 family transposase gives MELYLKVRLACSEGMSRRQAAKHFNISRDSVSKMLSYSTPPGYQRQSPIRRPKLDAFVSTIDHWLDEDRQVPRKQRHTAKRVFDRLRDECGFTGGYTIIKDYMRERDQRRQEVFVPLSHPPGHAQADFGEAMVVIGGVEQKAHFFVLDLPHSDGCYVRAYPAAVAEAWVDGHVHAFAFFGAVPQSIVYDNDRCLVAKILPDGTRKRATLFSGFLSHYLIRDRYGRPGKGNDKGNVEGLVGYARRNFMVPIPQFATWEAFNTFLEEQCRKRQRDRLRGESETIGERLRRDLAAMRALPASPFDACDQASAKVTAQSLVRYKTNDYSVPVAYGHQDVWVRGYVNEVVIGGRGEIIARHPRCWEREDVVFDPVHYLPLIEQKINSLDQAAPLQGWDLPQEFATLRRLMEGRMAKHGRREYVQVLRLLESFELADLHAAVKQAIQLGAIGFDAVKHLILCRVERRPPRLDLSIYPYLPRATVETTSAKAYMRLLSSDAGEVA, from the coding sequence GTGGAATTATATCTGAAGGTTCGACTGGCTTGCTCGGAAGGCATGAGCCGGCGTCAGGCTGCAAAGCATTTCAACATATCGCGCGACAGCGTTTCCAAGATGCTGTCCTATTCGACGCCACCTGGCTATCAGCGACAATCACCGATCCGGCGGCCCAAGCTGGATGCGTTTGTCTCGACGATCGATCACTGGCTGGACGAAGACAGACAAGTGCCGCGCAAGCAGCGCCATACGGCCAAGCGGGTGTTTGACCGGCTTCGAGACGAATGCGGGTTCACTGGCGGCTATACGATCATCAAGGATTACATGCGCGAGCGGGATCAGCGCCGCCAGGAAGTGTTCGTGCCGCTGTCGCATCCGCCCGGCCATGCGCAGGCCGATTTCGGTGAGGCGATGGTGGTCATCGGCGGTGTCGAGCAGAAGGCGCATTTCTTCGTGCTCGACCTTCCGCACAGCGACGGCTGCTACGTGCGGGCCTATCCGGCGGCAGTGGCCGAGGCCTGGGTCGATGGCCATGTCCATGCGTTCGCTTTCTTCGGCGCCGTGCCGCAATCGATCGTCTACGACAACGACCGTTGCCTGGTGGCGAAGATTTTGCCTGACGGCACCCGCAAGCGCGCGACGTTGTTCAGCGGCTTCCTGTCCCACTACCTTATCCGGGATCGCTATGGCCGTCCCGGCAAGGGCAACGACAAGGGGAACGTCGAGGGTCTCGTCGGCTATGCCCGGCGCAACTTCATGGTACCGATCCCGCAGTTTGCGACATGGGAGGCGTTCAACACCTTTCTGGAGGAGCAGTGCCGGAAGCGCCAGCGCGACAGGCTGCGCGGCGAGAGCGAGACGATCGGCGAGCGCTTGCGGCGCGATCTGGCTGCCATGCGCGCCTTGCCAGCCTCGCCATTTGATGCCTGCGACCAGGCAAGTGCCAAGGTGACGGCGCAGTCGCTGGTGCGCTACAAGACCAACGACTATTCCGTCCCGGTCGCCTATGGCCATCAGGATGTGTGGGTGCGCGGCTATGTCAACGAAGTGGTCATTGGTGGCCGTGGCGAGATCATCGCCCGCCATCCTCGGTGCTGGGAACGGGAAGACGTCGTCTTCGATCCTGTCCATTACCTGCCGCTGATCGAGCAGAAGATCAATTCGCTGGATCAGGCAGCGCCCCTCCAGGGCTGGGACTTGCCGCAAGAGTTCGCTACGCTGCGCCGGTTGATGGAAGGCCGCATGGCCAAACACGGCCGGCGTGAGTACGTGCAGGTCCTCCGCCTGCTGGAGAGCTTCGAACTCGCCGATCTGCATGCGGCGGTGAAGCAGGCGATCCAGCTTGGCGCCATTGGCTTTGACGCCGTCAAGCATCTGATCCTGTGCCGGGTGGAACGCCGGCCGCCCAGACTGGACCTGTCCATCTACCCGTATTTGCCGAGGGCGACGGTCGAGACGACATCGGCGAAGGCGTATATGCGTCTCCTGTCGTCGGATGCGGGAGAAGTCGCATGA
- a CDS encoding DUF2312 domain-containing protein, producing MDESNTVENVAAAELRQFIERIERLEEEKQSIADDVKDVFGEAKGRGYDVKAIRTIIRLRKKDANERIEEETILQTYMAALGME from the coding sequence ATGGACGAGAGCAATACGGTGGAAAATGTAGCGGCGGCTGAGCTGCGTCAGTTCATCGAACGGATTGAACGGCTGGAAGAAGAGAAGCAGTCGATCGCCGACGATGTGAAAGACGTTTTCGGCGAGGCCAAAGGGCGTGGCTACGATGTGAAGGCGATCCGTACGATCATTCGCCTGCGCAAGAAGGACGCGAACGAGCGCATCGAGGAGGAAACGATCCTCCAGACCTACATGGCCGCCCTGGGCATGGAGTAG
- a CDS encoding N-formylglutamate amidohydrolase — translation MADEAPFEIIRGEMSRGLVLLGDHATNRLPSRYGTLGLAESAFARHIAYDIGVEPLIRGLAARLDVPAVMSRYSRLLIDPNRGEDDPTLIMKISDGAIIAGNHPLSPEEAEARLQGFHRPYHRAVADTIAEVAEASGSTPLILSLHSFTPAWKGEPRPWHVTVLWDTDARAVLPLLAALREPGDVVVGDNEPYDGALRGDTLYRHCMETGMPHALIEVRQDEIGTPEGVAAWIDRLAPIFERLNARADLHRTERHPSRTGPYAA, via the coding sequence ATGGCCGACGAGGCGCCGTTCGAGATTATCAGAGGCGAGATGAGCCGCGGGCTCGTGCTGCTCGGCGACCACGCGACCAACCGGCTGCCATCCCGCTACGGCACGCTCGGCTTGGCCGAAAGCGCCTTTGCCCGGCACATCGCCTACGACATCGGCGTGGAGCCTCTGATCCGGGGATTGGCCGCGCGTCTCGACGTGCCCGCCGTGATGAGCCGCTATTCCCGCCTGCTGATCGACCCGAACCGCGGCGAGGACGATCCGACCCTGATCATGAAGATTTCCGACGGCGCGATCATCGCCGGCAATCATCCTTTATCGCCGGAAGAAGCCGAGGCGCGCCTTCAGGGCTTCCATCGCCCCTATCACCGGGCCGTTGCCGACACCATCGCCGAGGTTGCAGAGGCGAGCGGCAGCACGCCGCTCATCCTGTCGCTCCACTCCTTCACCCCGGCCTGGAAGGGCGAACCCCGCCCATGGCATGTCACCGTGCTCTGGGACACAGACGCGCGCGCCGTGCTGCCGCTTCTGGCAGCGCTGCGCGAACCCGGCGATGTCGTGGTCGGCGACAACGAGCCCTATGACGGCGCCCTGCGCGGTGACACGCTTTACCGCCACTGCATGGAAACCGGCATGCCGCATGCGCTGATCGAGGTGCGCCAGGACGAGATCGGCACGCCGGAGGGCGTCGCCGCCTGGATCGACCGTCTGGCGCCGATCTTCGAGCGGCTGAACGCCCGCGCCGACCTGCACCGCACGGAGCGGCACCCCTCCCGCACGGGACCCTACGCCGCGTAA